A part of Ammospiza caudacuta isolate bAmmCau1 chromosome 7, bAmmCau1.pri, whole genome shotgun sequence genomic DNA contains:
- the LRRC8D gene encoding volume-regulated anion channel subunit LRRC8D translates to MFTLAEVASLSDIQPTYRILKPWWDVFMDYLAVVMLMVAIFAGTMQLTKDQVVCLPVLQSTVNSRVQPDTAGKADFTTVETTTGQEEASMRTVSFAPTVTPDILLSRATPSQYQPTESDQELKKEQKDSSGRKTNLDFQQYVFINQMCYHLALPWYSKYFPYLVLIHTIILIVSSNFWFKYPKTCSKIEHFVSILGKCFESPWTTKALSETACEDSEENKQRLTGAQSLPKYVSTSSDEGSPSASTPMITKSGFKFSADKPMIEIPSVTILDKKDGEQAKALFEKVRKFRAHVEDSDLIYKLYVGQTVIKTVKFIFILCYTANFVNTISFEHTCNPKVEHLIGYTQFECTHNMAYMLKKLLISYISLICVYGFICLYTLFWLFRIPLKEYSFEKVREESSFSDIPDVKNDFAFLLHMVDQYDQLYSKRFGVFLSEVSENKLRGISLNHEWTYEKLRQHVSRNAQDKQELHLFMLSGVPDAVFDLTDLDVLKLELIPEAKITAKISQMTNLQELHLYHCPAKVEQTAFSFLRDHLRCLHVKFTDVAEIPAWVYLLKTLRELYLIGNLNSENNKMIGLESLRELRHLKILHVKSNLTKIPPNITDVAPHLTKLVIHNDGTKLVVLNSLKKMTNVAELELQNCELERIPHAIFSLSNLQELDLKSNSIRTIEEIISFQHLKRLTCLKLWHNKIVSIPSSITHIKNLESLYLSNNKLETLPAAVFSLQKLRCLDVSYNSIAVIPVEIGLLQNLQHFHITGNKVDVLPKQLFKCVKLRTLSLGQNCITSIPDKVSQLLQLTYLELKGNCLDRLPATLGQCQLLRKSGLVVEDHLFDTLPSEVKEVLNQDTGIPFANGI, encoded by the coding sequence ATGTTTACCCTTGCAGAAGTTGCATCGCTCAGTGACATCCAGCCAACTTACCGTATCTTGAAACCATGGTGGGATGTATTTATGGATTATCTCGCTGTTGTTATGTTAATGGTCGCCATTTTTGCTGGAACCATGCAGCTGACAAAAGACCAGGTGGTCTGCTTGCCAGTTTTGCAGTCTACTGTAAATTCAAGAGTGCAGCCTGATACAGCAGGGAAGGCTGACTTCACCACTGTTGAAACAACCACTGGTCAAGAAGAAGCGTCAATGAGAACTGTTTCCTTTGCCCCCACTGTAACACCTGACATTCTTCTGAGCAGAGCTACCCCTTCTCAGTATCAACCCACTGAATCagaccaggagctgaagaaggagcagaaagatTCCTCAGGCCGTAAAACAAATTTGGATTTTCAGCAGTATGTGTTTATTAACCAGATGTGCTATCATTTGGCTCTTCCTTGGTACTCAAAGTATTTTCCCTATCTTGTTCTCATCCATACTATCATTTTAATAGTCAGTAGTAATTTTTGGTTCAAGTATCCCAAGACTTGCTCAAAAATTGAGCATTTTGTGTCTATACTGGGGAAGTGCTTTGAGTCTCCTTGGACTACAAAAGCATTGTCTGAAACGGCATGTGAGGACTCTGAGGAGAACAAACAGAGGTTAACTGGTGCCCAGTCCCTGCCCAAGTATGTTTCCACTAGCAGTGATGAAGGAAGCCCAAGTGCCAGCACTCCCATGATAACCAAATCTGGCTTCAAATTTTCAGCCGACAAGCCGATGATCGAGATTCCCAGTGTCACGATTTTAGATAAGAAAGATGGAGAACAGGCCAAGGCGCTGTTTGAGAAAGTCCGGAAGTTCCGGGCTCACGTGGAAGACAGCGATCTGATTTACAAGCTCTACGTTGGCCAGACTGTCATCAAGACTGTCAAGTTCATATTTATTCTCTGCTATACTGCAAACTTCGTCAACACCATCAGTTTTGAACACACCTGCAACCCAAAAGTGGAGCACCTGATTGGCTACACACAGTTTGAATGTACACATAATATGGCTTATATGTTGAAGAAGCTGCTTATCAGCTACATTTCCCTCATCTGTGTCTATGGTTTTATCTGCCTCTACACGCTTTTCTGGCTGTTCCGGATACCTTTGAAGGAATACTCCTTTGAAAAGGTCAGGGAAGAGAGCAGCTTCAGCGATATCCCAGATGTCAAAAATGATTTTGCATTTCTCTTGCACATGGTGGATCAGTATGACCAGCTGTATTCGAAGCGATTTGGTGTCTTTTTGTCGGAGGTAAGCGAGAACAAACTGCGCGGGATTAGTTTGAACCATGAATGGACTTACGAAAAGCTTAGGCAGCATGTCTCCCGCAACGCCCAGGACAAGCAGGAGCTGCATCTCTTCATGCTGTCAGGGGTCCCTGATGCAGTGTTTGATCTGACAGATCTGGATGTGTTGAAACTGGAGCTGATTCCTGAAGCGAAAATTACAGCCAAAATTTCCCAGATGACAAATCTTCAGGAGCTTCATCTGTACCACTGCCCTGCGAAGGTCGAGCAGACTGCCTTCAGCTTCCTCCGGGACCACTTGAGATGCCTTCATGTGAAATTCACAGATGTCGCAGAAATTCCTGCGTGGGTGTATTTGCTCAAAACCCTCCGTGAATTGTATTTGATAGGCAACTTGAActctgaaaataataaaatgataGGGCTTGAATCTCTTAGAGAGTTGAGACACCTTAAAATTCTCCACGTGAAGAGCAATTTgaccaaaattccccccaataTCACAGATGTAGCACCACATCTGACAAAACTAGTCATTCATAACGATGGCACTAAGCTTGTGGTACTCAATAGCCTTAAGAAAATGACAAATGTTGCAGAGTTGGAACTGCAGAACTGTGAACTGGAGAGAATTCCCCATGCCATCTTCAGTCTCTCTAACTTACAAGAACTGGATTTAAAGTCAAATAGCATACGCACAATTGAAGAAATTATCAGTTTCCAGCATTTAAAAAGATTGACTTGTTTAAAGCTGTGGCACAATAAAATAGTCAGCATTCCTTCATCCATTACTCACATAAAGAATTTGGAGTCTCTTTATCTCTCCAATAACAAACTTGAAACCTTACCTGCCGCAGTGTTCAGTTTACAGAAACTTCGGTGTTTGGATGTAAGCTACAACTCCATTGCGGTGATTCCAGTGGAAATAGGTTTGCTTCAAAATCTTCAGCATTTTCACATCACAGGAAACAAAGTCGATGTTTTGCCAAAACAGTTGTTTAAATGTGTTAAATTGAGGACTTTGAGTCTGGGACAAAACTGTATTACCTCAATCCCAGATAAAGTAAGTCAGCTGTTGCAGCTGACTTACCTGGAACTGAAGGGAAACTGCTTGGACCGTCTGCCAGCTACACtggggcagtgtcagcttctcaggaaaagTGGGCTCGTAGTGGAAGATCACCTCTTTGACACTTTACCCTCAGAAGTTAAAGAGGTGTTGAATCAAGACACGGGCATTCCCTTTGCTAATGGGATTTAG